CATCGGCGCTTTCGCCTTCCAGAATACCTCAAAGTGTAAGAGTTGCAACAGTACAGTATCTTCAAAGAAGAATAAATTCATTAGATGAGTTTAATCAAATATTTAGATATTTTGTTGACGTAGCATCCGACTATCATTGCGACTTTGTACTCTTCCCCGAATTATTCACGATGCAACTTTTATCAATTGAAAATGAACCGTTGTCCCCTCACGAATCAATTGAACGTTTAACTAATTATACAGATACGTTGAAGACCTTTTTTAGTGAAATGGCAATTAAATATAATGTGAATATCATAGCGGGTTCACATCCTGTAAAGATTGAAGAGGAAGTTAAGAATATTTCATTTATTTGCCTAAGAGATGGTTCAATCTACGAACAAATGAAAATACATGCGACTCCCAACGAAAAATATTGGTGGAACATAAGTGGTGGTGAAAAATTAAGTGTAATTGAAACTGATTGTGGGAATATAGGGGTATTAATCTGCTATGATATTCAATTTCCTGAGTTGGCAAGACATTTGGTAGATCAAGGTGCCAATATACTTTTCGTCCCATATATGACTGAAGAAAGACAAGGTTATAATAGGATAAGGTACTGTGCTCAAGCAAGAGCAATCGAAAATCAATGCTATGTCATTATGTCAGGGAATGTTGGGAATTTGCCTAGAGTCCACAACATGGATATAAACTATGCACAAAGCTGTATTATAACGCCGTGTGATTTTCCATTTGCAAGGGATGGAATAGCTTCTGATACAACTCCAAATGTAGAAACAATAGCAATATCTGATATAAGCCTTCAAAATCTCTTTGAATCTAGAAACGCTGGAACTGTACAAAATCTAAAGGATAGGAGACACGACTTATACAGCGTTACATGGAATAAAAAAGATTAGTTATAAAAATACTAATATATTTTTAAATCAATGAGATGCTTAATTAATAATGAAACTTATTCGAGTTAAATATCATCTAAATTCGATAGTTGTGTTGGCATTGTTTTTAGTATCTTGGGTATTTTTCATATACATCAAGGTAAATATTCCCTTAACTTATCATGAGAGTACTTCCCAAGGTTACATCCTAACGGTGACTACTCTTTTATTCTCATTCCTTGTAGGGCACTATTTTAATTCAAGGTA
The window above is part of the Methanofastidiosum sp. genome. Proteins encoded here:
- a CDS encoding GNAT family N-acetyltransferase, whose amino-acid sequence is MAKNPSSKLVIRNASMKDVKEIHKLSIKTYKEMPPYSLDIIRAQINNFPEGHFVAVYEGKIVGYCSTIRVPEKLALGHHSWKEVTGGGYGSTHDPKGTYLYGIDIFVDSDYRGLKIGERFYRERKKLCKYYRLKGIVFAGRMPLLSKRIKKVGTVENYIEQVKNKKIRDPVISFQIRNGFEIIGILKGYLPIDRESLGYAAHMLWKNPEYADSPVSSALSPSRIPQSVRVATVQYLQRRINSLDEFNQIFRYFVDVASDYHCDFVLFPELFTMQLLSIENEPLSPHESIERLTNYTDTLKTFFSEMAIKYNVNIIAGSHPVKIEEEVKNISFICLRDGSIYEQMKIHATPNEKYWWNISGGEKLSVIETDCGNIGVLICYDIQFPELARHLVDQGANILFVPYMTEERQGYNRIRYCAQARAIENQCYVIMSGNVGNLPRVHNMDINYAQSCIITPCDFPFARDGIASDTTPNVETIAISDISLQNLFESRNAGTVQNLKDRRHDLYSVTWNKKD